The following is a genomic window from Burkholderia cepacia ATCC 25416.
CGTCGCCCGCCGTGCGGCGGCAACGGCGTGCCGCGTGGCTGTTTCTCGCGCCGGCCTGCGCGATGGTTGCCGTCTATGTGATCTGGCCGATCCTGTCGACGCTGTGGCTGAGCCTGTACAACTGGGACGGGATGACCGAGCGCACGTTCGTCGGTCTCGCGAACTATGCGGAGCTGCTGCAAGCGCCGGCGTTCTACACGGCGCTGCGCAACAACGTGATCTGGCTCGCGCTCTTCATGCTCGCGCCGCCGCTCGGCCTCGCGCTCGCGCTGTACCTGAACCAGGCGGTCGCCGGCATCCGGCTCGTGAAGTCGCTGTTCTTCGCGCCGTTCGTGCTGTCGGGTGTGGTCGTCGGCCTGATCTTCTCGTGGTTCTACGATCCGACGTTCGGGCTGCTCGCGCTGATCGCCGGACACGGCATCCCGGTGCTCGGCGACGCGCGCTACGCGACGTTCGGCATCGTGTTCGCCGCGCTGTGGCCGCAAACCGCGTACTGCATGATCCTGTACCTCACCGGCCTCACGTCGCTCAATCCGGAACAGATCGAAGCCGCACGCATGGAAGGCGCGCGCGGCTTCGCGCTGCTGTGGCACGTGGTGCTGCCACAACTGCGGCCGACCACGTTCATGGCGATCGTCGTGACGGTGATCGGTGCGCTGCGCAGCTTCGACCTGATCTCGGTGATGACGAGCGGCGGCCCGTTCGAGAGCTCGACCGTGCTTGCGTATTACATGTACGACCAGGCGATCAAGTACTACCGGCTCGGCTATTCCGCGTCGATCGCGGTCGTGCTGTTCGCGATCATGCTCGTCTACATCGTGTTCCAGTTGCGCCGCCTGCTGCGCAACGAGCAGTGACCTGACCTTCCGGGGATGCCTTCATCATGTTTCCGACACCCGTTGCCCAATGGAAGCCGGTATCGCGCCGGCTGTACAAGCTGTCGCTGCCCGTCGCGCTCGTGATCTGGCTGCTGCCGATGATCGCGGTGTTCGTCACGTCGGTGCGCTCGACCGAGGAACTCGTCGAAGGCCACTACTGGGGCTGGCCGCGGCACTTCTCGATGATCGAGAACTATCGCGATGCACTGACCACGTCGCCGATGCTGCATTACTTCTGGAACAGCGTGCAGATCACGGTGCCGTCCGTGCTTGGCTCGATCGCGCTCGCGGCGATGGCGGGCTTTGCGCTTGCGACCTACAAGTTTCGCGGGAGCACGGCGCTGTTCGGCACGTTCGTCGCGGGTAATTTCGTGCCGGTGCAGGTGCTGATGATTCCGGTGCGGGACTTGTCGCTGCGGCTCGGTGTGTTCAATACGGTCGAGGCGCTGATCCTGTTTCATGTCGCGTTCCAGACGGGGTTCTGCACGCTGTTCCTGCGCAACTTCATCAAGCAGCTGCCGTTCGAGCTGATCGAGGCGGCGCGAATCGAAGGGGCGGGGGAATGGACGGTGTTCTGGCGGATCGTGTTGCCGTTGATCCGGCCGGCGCTGGCTGCACTGGCGATTCTCGTTTTTACGTTCGTGTGGAATGACTACTTCTGGGCGCTGTGTCTCACGCAAGGGGATGAGGCTGCGCCGATCACGGCAGGGGTTGCCGCGTTGAAGGGGCAATGGACGACGTCGTGGAACCTCGTGTCGGCCGGGTCGATCCTGGCGGCGTTGCCGTCCGTCGCGATGTTCTTCGCGATGCAGAAGCATTTTGTGGCGGGGCTGACGTTCGGGGCGACCAAAGGCTGAACGCGCGCAGCCCTGCGTATTCGTATCTCCCCCCTCCGCATCGAGAGGTTGCCCGCTTCGGCGGGCTTTTTTGCTGCCATATTGTGGCGAGAAGCGCAGTACGGACCCTGCATTCGACCAGTAACAGCCGAGGGCCACAAGAAAATGCGGTCTCTCAACTCCGAAGCTCGGCGCGAGCAGAGGCAGGTTCGTCAGCCGGAGCGCCTTGAAGGGCATGACTTCTTAGCTAGCCAATGGGGCACCACCCAGGAGCAGGTTGATCTGCCGTGATCTTGCTGAGCATCTCTACTACTTCCGCTCGACTCACGAGTTGGCCTTTGACTACGGGCTCCTCGGTTAGGCGGCTGATGAAATACTGCCGACCTTCTTCACTCAATGAATACGCTCCGTCACCATGACGAAGAAGGCGGCCTGACTCGAGATGTGTCCGATAGTTGCCCATGAAGCGGGAAATATCGAAGCGCTCACCTGCCAATAACCCGGTTGCTTCCAGAATCGCCTGCATGTAAGCCCGCATAGCGCGTGAATTTGCTGCGGGAGGAACTGCCAGTTTATAAAGGACTCGCACACGTTTTCCTTCTCATGCGCCGCATCTGACTTGAGCTATGGCGCAATGTTTTCCTTCCGCTTATTGAGGGGGAAGGCTCAATTCGCCCCCGCGGATGATGGGTTGGACCTCTCTCCTTGGTCAGGCGTGTAGTACGTCTTGTCTCGATTCCCTCGGGGAAGGTAGCAGTATTTCCCAGTTGTCTTCGTGAAGCTTTACGCGTGATTCAATGGACTTCAGACTCATGGTCAGGGTTCGTTTGCCATCACGCCTCTCTCCATTCGGCGTAGAGAGAAGGGCGTCAAGTTCCCCATGCTCAAACACAAAGAATCGACTGCGAGGATTTTTTCGATCGAGCAGCACAACGACAAGATAATCGAACCCATCTGCAAAGTTTCCGTTGACCGCCAGTTGATTCGGCCAATCGATAGTTTTGACTTGAAGGCGCCTCGTGCTTTCGTTCGTTACGATCACTACATCCCATCCCTTCTGCGTTTCACCATGAGCGAGATAGGCCTCAATGTTTCTCTTCAAAAGCTCGCCAAGAACGAGGTATTCACCAATGGCGGCGGAGACAGAGCGATTGTTATTCATAGGGTTGAAAGATTGGCTACATATGCATTTTTTACAAAACTATAGCCTGCGGTCGATTGGCCGCTTTACAGCACTTGTTTGAAAGACAGCTATGCCGCCCCCGACTCGCCGCCCTTGATCCTCAACTGCGCATCCACCGCCCCGATATTCTTCTCATGCGACACGAGCATTTGCGTGAGCGCATGGTGCATATCCGGCTGCGCAAGCGTCGGCAACAACGCCTGCAGCTTCCGCACGACCCACCGCTGGCCACGATTCAGGAACGCGAGCCGCTCCGCCAGATCGTCGATCGCCATCGCCTTTTCATGGAGCGCCCCGGTGGCATGCGTCGGCGTCGCACCAAGCGAGCGAATCGCTTCGACCAGCACCGCACACCCGTGCGCCTCATCCTGCCGAATACCAGCCACGAGCCGATGAAGTTCGGGATCGTCGATTTCCGTCGCCGTCTCCGACGCCACCCGCGCGCCGGCACGCTCGGCTTCCAGCAGTTCGTTCAGCAACGCGAGCAGCGCGTCGCGCTGCGCATCGGCGGGATCGTCCGTTGCATTGGCGGGGCAGGCGTCGTGCCCGTCATCGTGGATCCGGTTCGACATGCGATGTCCTCCGTTTCGGGAAGCGTGGCGCACCGGTTCGTCCGGCGTGGTTCCGTCACGCACGGCTCACGCGACAGCGTCACGCATCACGGCAAACGACAGGAGGCCACACGAAGAATGGCTGACAGTCTGACATAGCCATGTGACACGCGTTGCCAGACGACCCGCCGCGCGTGATGCGCGTCAAGACACGCCGCAACGCGCAGCCGGGATCACGTCCACCCTTCAAGCCGCAACGTCGACCGCACGAGCCGCTGCTCCTCCTGCTCGATCTCCCTCAGATATTCGACGCACTGGCGGATATGCTCGCTCGCCGCCTTGCGCGCCTGCTCGGGCAGCCGCCCGGTCACCGCGTTATAGAGCCGCGCATGCTGGCGATCGATCTGCTTCTTCAACGGCTCGCGGTGATAGAGGTTGTTCACCGACGCAAACACCGAGCTCAGCAGCAGATCCGTCAGCGACTGCAACGTATTCACGAGCACCGGGTTATGCGACGCCTCGCAAATCGCGAGATGAAACGCGTGATCGAGCTTCGCGCGCGCGGCCGGGTCGAGATCCTGCGCATCGGCCGCGGTCATCTCGTCGTAGCGACGCTTGATCAGGATGAAATCGGCAGACGTTCCGCGCAGCGCCGCCAGTCGCGCGGCCTCCGTCTCGAGCATCCCGCGCACTTCGAACAGGTCGTACAGCGTGCGCGGCTGCGAGCCGAGCAGGTGCATCATCGGCGAGACTTCGCGCTGCGGGGTCAGGCTCGCGACGAACGAGCCCTTGCCGTGCGTCGTCTCGATGATCCCGCGCGCACGCAGCAACTTCATCCCTTCGCGCACGGCCGTGCGCGACACGCCGAGCTTCTCGGTCAGCCGCCGTTCGGACGGCAATGCCTGCCCGGCCTTCAGCACGCCGTCGACGATCAATTGCTCGATCCGCTCGGCGACGACATCGGCGACATTGCGCGCCGGCGCTTGTCGATCCTGCATTTCCATACTGGTATGACCACTTTGGACGGATGTCGCCGATTTTCTCATAAACCCTTGTCATGACTGGCTTTTACGTCAAGACCCACCCCGGCTTCACGGCGCGCCTCGAAAAACTGGTATGACCACGCCCGCGACGTATGGACACGCACCGGCCGGCCGCCAAGAATGCCGTCCATCCGGCGCGGCGCGTATCCCGCGGCCGCCCGCATGGCGAAGAGAGTGGAGACGGAGACACACGATGAGTTTCACCTACGACGAACGGATCGACGGCCCGCTGGCGACCGTCGGCCGCGACACACTCGTCGCCGCACTGCACGCGGCGGCGCCCGGCCTCGACGTGCTGCACGAGCGCGAAGCGCTCAAGCCGTTCGAATGCGACGGCCTCGCCGCCTATCGCACGGTACCGCTCGCGGTCGTGCTGCCCGACACGGTCGAGCAGGTGCGCGCGGTGCTGCGCGTCGCCGCCGCGCTCGGCGTGCCGGTGGTCGCGCGCGGCGCGGGAACCGGGCTGTCGGGCGGCGCGATGCCGCTCGAAAAGGGCCTCCTGCTCGTGATGGCGAAGTTCAACCGGATTCTCGACATCGACCCCGATGCCGGCGTCGCGCGCGTGCAGCCCGGCGTGCGCAACCTCGCGATCTCGCAGGCAGCCGCACCGCACGGCCTCTACTACGCGCCCGATCCGTCGTCGCAGATCGCGTGCTCGATCGGCGGCAACGTCGCCGAAAACGCGGGCGGCGTGCACTGCCTGAAATACGGGCTCACGGTGCACAACATCCTGAAGGTCGAGATCCTGACGATCGACGGCGATACGCTCACGCTCGGCACCGACGCGCTCGACGCCCCCGGCTTCGACCTGCTCGCATTGTTCACCGGCTCGGAAGGGATGCTCGGCATCGTCACCGAAGTGACCGTGAAGCTGCTGCCGAAGCCGCCGAGCGTGAAGGTGCTGATGGCGAGCTTCGACGACGTCGCCGAAGCCGGTGCCGCCGTCGCGCGGATCATCGGCGCGGGCGTGATCCCCGGCGGCCTCGAGATGATGGACAACCTCGCGATCCGCGCGGCCGAGGATTTCATCCACGCGGGCTATCCGGTCGACGCACAGGCGATCCTGCTGTGCGAACTCGACGGCTCGCCCGCCGACGTCGACGAAGATGCCGAACGCGTCGCCACGCTGCTGCGCGATGCCGGTGCATCGGAGATCCGCGTCGCGCGCGACGAGGCGGAGCGCCAACGCTTCTGGGCCGGTCGCAAGAACGCGTTCCCCGCGGTCGGCCGCATGTCACCCGACTACTACTGCATGGACGGCACGATCCCGCGCCGCGAGCTGCCGCGCGTACTCGAAGGAATCGCCGCGCTGTCCGTCGAATACGGGCTGCCGGTCGCGAACGTGTTCCACGCGGGCGACGGCAACATGCACCCGCTGATCCTGTTCGACGCGAACCGCCCCGGCGAACTCGACCGCGCGGAAGCGCTGGGTGGAAAGATCCTCGAGCTGTGCGTCGCGGCGGGCGGCAGCATCACCGGCGAGCACGGCGTCGGGCGCGAGAAGATCAACCAGATGTGCGTGCAGTTCAACGCCGACGAAATCACGTTCTTCCACGCGGTGAAGGCCGCGTTCGATCCGCAGGGCCTGCTCAATCCCGGCAAGAACATCCCGACGCTGCACCGCTGCGCCGAATTCGGCGCGATGCACGTCCATCACGGCAAGCTGCCGTTTCCCGAACTGGAGCGTTTCTGATGCGACGCGAAATCGAATCGATCGACGACAGCGCGGCACTCGTCGCCCAGGTCGACGCGGCGATCCACGACCGCCAGCCGCTGCACATTCGCGGCGCCGGCACCAAGACGTTCCTCGGGCGCCCAGTCGAAGGCCGCACGCTCGACGTGCGCACGCATCGCGGCGTCGTGTCCTATGACCCGACCGAACTCGTCGTCACCGCGCGCGCGGGCACGCCGCTCGCCGACCTCGAAGCGATGCTCGATTCGGCCGGCCAGATGCTGCCGTGCGAGCCGCCGTCGTTCGGCGGCGCGGCCACGGTCGGCGGCATGGTCGCGGCGGCGCTGTCGGGCCCGCGCCGCCCGTGGGCCGGCGCGGTACGCGACTTCGTGCTCGGCTGCCGCGTGATCACCGGCCACGCGAAACACCTGCGCTTCGGCGGCGAGGTGATGAAGAACGTCGCGGGCTACGACGTGTCGCGGTTGCTCGCGGGCAGCTTCGGCTGTCTCGGCGTCGTGACCGAGGTGTCGCTGAAGGTGCTGCCGAAGCCCCGTGCGACGTGCGATCTCGCGTTGCCGCTCGCGGTGGACGAAGCCGTGCAGCGCGTCGCCGCATGGCGGCGCGCGGGGCTGCCGCTCGCGGGCGCCTGCCACGCGGACGGCGTGCTGCGCGTGCGGATCGAAGGCGGCGAGGGCTCGGTGAAGGCCGCGCGCGACACGATCGGCGGCGACTGCATGGACGACCATGACGATGCGTTCTGGGCACGGCTGCGCGACCTTGCGCTGCCGTTCTTCGACGACCCGCGCCCGCTGTGGCGCGTGTCGGTGCCGGCCGCCGCGCCGCTCGACGCCCTGCCCGGCGCGCTGCTGGCCGACTGGGGCGGCGCACAGCGCTGGCTGAAAAGCGACGCCGCACCGGCCGATGTGCAACGGCTCGCCGCGCAATGGGGCGGGCACGCGACCTGCTTCACGCCGGGCACGACGCGCGAGCCGTTCCAGCCGCTGCCGCCCGCGCTGCTGCGCGTGCACCGCCAGCTCAAGGCACAGCTCGACCCGCATGCGATTTTCAATCCCGGCCGCCTGTACGCCGATTTCTGACGCGAACCCGATCCCGACCCGCCGATGCAAACCAATCTCAGCGAAGCAAGCAAGGCCCTCGCCCGGGCCGACGAAGCGGAAGCGATCCTGCGCGCGTGCGTGCACTGCGGCTTCTGCAACGCGACCTGCCCGACCTACCAGGTGCTCGGCAACGAGCTCGACGGGCCGCGCGGGCGCATCTACCTGATCAAGCAGCTGCTCGAAGGCGAGCCGTGCGGCGAACGCACGCAGCGGCATCTCGACCGCTGCCTGACGTGCCGCAACTGCGAGACGACCTGCCCGTCCGGCGTGCGCTATCACACGCTGCTCGACATCGGCCGCGCGGAAGCCGAAAAACGTGCGCAGCGGCCCACGCGCGAGCGCCTGCTGCGCGCGGGGCTGCGGCACGTCGTGCCGCGCCCGGCGACGTTCGCCGCGTTGCTGAAGGCCGGCCGCGCGCTGCGCCCGCTGCTGCCGGGCACGCTGCGGGACAAGATCCCGGCCGCCGTGCCCGCGGCCGCGCCGCGCCCGCCCGTGCGCCACGCGCGGCGCGTGCTGATGCTCGAGGGCTGCGTGCAGCCGTCGCTGTCGCCGAACACCAATGCGGCCGCCGCGCGCGTGCTCGACCGGCTCGGCATCAGCGTGAGCCCGGCGCGCGAGGCCGGCTGCTGCGGCGCGACCGAATATCACCTGAACGCGCAGGATGCCGGCCTCGCCCGCGCACGCCGCAACATCGACGCATGGTGGCCCGCGATCGAAGCGGGCGCGGAAGCGATCGTGCTGACGGCAAGCGGCTGCGGCGCGTTCGTGAAGGAATACGGCGACCTGCTGCGCTCCGACCCCGTCTACGCGGAGAAAGCGCGGCGCGTCAGCGCGCTCGCGCGCGACCTCGCGGAAGTGATCGCGGCCGAGCCGCTCGACGCGCTGGCCGAGTCGACGCCGCGCCGCGTCGCGGTTCATTGCCCGTGCACGCTGCAGCACGCGCAACGGCTCGGCGGCGCGGTGGAAAGCATCCTGACGCGGCTCGGCTTCGATCTGACGAATGTCGCCGACGGCCATCTGTGCTGCGGCTCGGCCGGCACGTATTCGCTGACGCAGCCCGAACTCGCGACGACGCTGCGCGACAACAAGCTCGATGCGCTT
Proteins encoded in this region:
- a CDS encoding carbohydrate ABC transporter permease; translation: MSSPISSRHLEPPAAPPEPPHPRAPAAVTAVALPARRPSPAVRRQRRAAWLFLAPACAMVAVYVIWPILSTLWLSLYNWDGMTERTFVGLANYAELLQAPAFYTALRNNVIWLALFMLAPPLGLALALYLNQAVAGIRLVKSLFFAPFVLSGVVVGLIFSWFYDPTFGLLALIAGHGIPVLGDARYATFGIVFAALWPQTAYCMILYLTGLTSLNPEQIEAARMEGARGFALLWHVVLPQLRPTTFMAIVVTVIGALRSFDLISVMTSGGPFESSTVLAYYMYDQAIKYYRLGYSASIAVVLFAIMLVYIVFQLRRLLRNEQ
- a CDS encoding carbohydrate ABC transporter permease, with the protein product MFPTPVAQWKPVSRRLYKLSLPVALVIWLLPMIAVFVTSVRSTEELVEGHYWGWPRHFSMIENYRDALTTSPMLHYFWNSVQITVPSVLGSIALAAMAGFALATYKFRGSTALFGTFVAGNFVPVQVLMIPVRDLSLRLGVFNTVEALILFHVAFQTGFCTLFLRNFIKQLPFELIEAARIEGAGEWTVFWRIVLPLIRPALAALAILVFTFVWNDYFWALCLTQGDEAAPITAGVAALKGQWTTSWNLVSAGSILAALPSVAMFFAMQKHFVAGLTFGATKG
- the glcC gene encoding transcriptional regulator GlcC, which produces MEMQDRQAPARNVADVVAERIEQLIVDGVLKAGQALPSERRLTEKLGVSRTAVREGMKLLRARGIIETTHGKGSFVASLTPQREVSPMMHLLGSQPRTLYDLFEVRGMLETEAARLAALRGTSADFILIKRRYDEMTAADAQDLDPAARAKLDHAFHLAICEASHNPVLVNTLQSLTDLLLSSVFASVNNLYHREPLKKQIDRQHARLYNAVTGRLPEQARKAASEHIRQCVEYLREIEQEEQRLVRSTLRLEGWT
- the glcD gene encoding glycolate oxidase subunit GlcD, producing the protein MSFTYDERIDGPLATVGRDTLVAALHAAAPGLDVLHEREALKPFECDGLAAYRTVPLAVVLPDTVEQVRAVLRVAAALGVPVVARGAGTGLSGGAMPLEKGLLLVMAKFNRILDIDPDAGVARVQPGVRNLAISQAAAPHGLYYAPDPSSQIACSIGGNVAENAGGVHCLKYGLTVHNILKVEILTIDGDTLTLGTDALDAPGFDLLALFTGSEGMLGIVTEVTVKLLPKPPSVKVLMASFDDVAEAGAAVARIIGAGVIPGGLEMMDNLAIRAAEDFIHAGYPVDAQAILLCELDGSPADVDEDAERVATLLRDAGASEIRVARDEAERQRFWAGRKNAFPAVGRMSPDYYCMDGTIPRRELPRVLEGIAALSVEYGLPVANVFHAGDGNMHPLILFDANRPGELDRAEALGGKILELCVAAGGSITGEHGVGREKINQMCVQFNADEITFFHAVKAAFDPQGLLNPGKNIPTLHRCAEFGAMHVHHGKLPFPELERF
- the glcE gene encoding glycolate oxidase subunit GlcE → MRREIESIDDSAALVAQVDAAIHDRQPLHIRGAGTKTFLGRPVEGRTLDVRTHRGVVSYDPTELVVTARAGTPLADLEAMLDSAGQMLPCEPPSFGGAATVGGMVAAALSGPRRPWAGAVRDFVLGCRVITGHAKHLRFGGEVMKNVAGYDVSRLLAGSFGCLGVVTEVSLKVLPKPRATCDLALPLAVDEAVQRVAAWRRAGLPLAGACHADGVLRVRIEGGEGSVKAARDTIGGDCMDDHDDAFWARLRDLALPFFDDPRPLWRVSVPAAAPLDALPGALLADWGGAQRWLKSDAAPADVQRLAAQWGGHATCFTPGTTREPFQPLPPALLRVHRQLKAQLDPHAIFNPGRLYADF
- the glcF gene encoding glycolate oxidase subunit GlcF, which produces MQTNLSEASKALARADEAEAILRACVHCGFCNATCPTYQVLGNELDGPRGRIYLIKQLLEGEPCGERTQRHLDRCLTCRNCETTCPSGVRYHTLLDIGRAEAEKRAQRPTRERLLRAGLRHVVPRPATFAALLKAGRALRPLLPGTLRDKIPAAVPAAAPRPPVRHARRVLMLEGCVQPSLSPNTNAAAARVLDRLGISVSPAREAGCCGATEYHLNAQDAGLARARRNIDAWWPAIEAGAEAIVLTASGCGAFVKEYGDLLRSDPVYAEKARRVSALARDLAEVIAAEPLDALAESTPRRVAVHCPCTLQHAQRLGGAVESILTRLGFDLTNVADGHLCCGSAGTYSLTQPELATTLRDNKLDALEAARPDLIVTANVGCQTHLNGAGRTPVRHWIELVDNRLVN